A region from the Fusibacter sp. A1 genome encodes:
- a CDS encoding calcium-translocating P-type ATPase, PMCA-type: MLRKTDTSDKEKAFMFYNQRTDEVALELKSDLISGLTGQEAQKRMIEMGQNVLQQEKPTPVVVRFLRQFEDFMIWILIGASVISFFTHEIADGFIILTIVLLNGVLGFVQENNAEKSMQALKNMQVPNAEVVRDGQVIQVPSPLLVPGDLVRLNAGDVIPADGRLIEAASLSIEEAQLTGESVPVNKQVEALQNEDLSIGDRKNMAYATSRVTSGRGSMLVTATGMNTEIGKIADLLNQEEEEKTPLQVKLAELGKMLGIGAVIICALIFFIGYLQGRDMFEMLMIAISLAVAAIPEGLPAIVTIVLAMGVNRMISSNAIVRKLPAVETLGSASVICSDKTGTLTQNKMTVTEIYTDEHKQVSGGIELTDIDRLLIKTGVLCNDASVVERDGKDDQIGDPTETALLALGNSYDLTKKSFEQIIRIAEVPFDSDRKMMSTLHREKNGVVAYVKGAPDQMLSKCSTIMTPDGKKALTEEARQRITARISEMSARALRVLAFAVKTFDELPEDVDVENVEKDLTFVGLMGMIDPPREEVKSAVATATRAGIRTVMITGDYKDTAVAIATQLGILKEGDRSISGTELNALSEDDFLDIVNEVSVYARVSPSHKVRIVKALKAKGQIVAMTGDGVNDAPALKGADIGCAMGITGTDVSKEASDLILTDDNFTTIVSAVKEGRTIYDNIKKSVNFLLASNMGEIFTLLIAISFGLPMPLLAIHILWINLVTDSFPALALGVEHSEPDLMTRKPRNPDVSILGEGLILDILLQGIMIGSLSLLAFKIGLKDSVEAARTMTFLTLSMSQLVHSFNVRSRFGSVLKLGIFSNKRLNQGTLLSFFALMAVYLIPQARSVFKLTWLSSLEVIATVCLAITPLIIMETYKFFRRN, encoded by the coding sequence ATACTAAGAAAAACGGACACGAGTGATAAGGAGAAAGCTTTTATGTTTTACAACCAACGTACGGACGAAGTCGCACTTGAACTGAAATCAGATCTGATATCCGGGCTGACTGGCCAAGAAGCCCAAAAACGGATGATTGAAATGGGCCAAAATGTGCTGCAGCAGGAAAAACCAACTCCTGTTGTAGTCAGATTCCTAAGGCAATTTGAGGACTTCATGATATGGATTCTGATTGGTGCTTCAGTAATCAGTTTTTTCACCCATGAAATTGCCGACGGATTTATCATCCTCACCATTGTTCTGCTAAACGGTGTTCTTGGTTTTGTTCAGGAAAACAACGCCGAAAAGTCCATGCAGGCGCTAAAGAACATGCAGGTACCTAACGCCGAGGTGGTCAGAGACGGACAAGTCATACAGGTGCCGTCGCCCCTGCTTGTGCCCGGTGATCTTGTAAGACTAAACGCGGGAGATGTGATTCCCGCCGACGGAAGGCTGATCGAAGCGGCATCGCTTAGCATCGAGGAAGCCCAGCTGACCGGTGAATCCGTACCTGTAAACAAGCAGGTTGAAGCACTACAAAATGAGGACCTGTCGATCGGTGATCGAAAGAACATGGCCTATGCGACCTCCCGAGTGACATCAGGGCGGGGAAGCATGCTTGTGACAGCTACTGGAATGAACACCGAAATCGGTAAGATAGCAGATCTTTTGAACCAGGAAGAGGAGGAAAAGACTCCCCTTCAGGTTAAACTTGCAGAGCTGGGAAAAATGCTCGGCATAGGCGCTGTGATTATTTGTGCGCTTATCTTTTTCATCGGTTATTTACAAGGTCGGGACATGTTTGAAATGCTGATGATCGCGATTTCCTTGGCGGTTGCGGCTATTCCGGAGGGGCTACCTGCGATTGTGACGATCGTACTGGCAATGGGTGTCAACCGCATGATCAGCTCGAATGCGATTGTAAGAAAACTACCTGCTGTGGAGACACTTGGATCGGCATCGGTGATTTGTTCTGATAAGACAGGAACACTGACACAAAATAAGATGACCGTTACAGAAATCTATACGGATGAACATAAGCAGGTTTCAGGTGGCATTGAACTCACAGACATAGATAGGCTACTCATTAAAACAGGAGTGCTATGCAATGACGCTTCGGTTGTGGAGAGGGATGGAAAAGACGATCAGATAGGGGATCCGACGGAGACCGCACTTTTGGCTCTTGGCAACTCCTATGACTTGACTAAAAAAAGTTTTGAGCAAATCATAAGAATCGCAGAGGTTCCCTTTGATTCGGATAGGAAGATGATGAGCACGCTACATCGTGAAAAAAACGGAGTTGTGGCATATGTTAAAGGCGCTCCGGACCAGATGCTTAGCAAATGCAGTACGATCATGACACCGGATGGAAAAAAGGCGCTGACGGAGGAAGCAAGGCAGCGGATAACCGCCAGAATTTCTGAAATGTCCGCAAGGGCTCTCAGAGTGCTGGCATTCGCTGTAAAGACCTTCGATGAACTTCCGGAGGATGTCGATGTGGAGAATGTCGAAAAAGACTTGACCTTCGTCGGTCTGATGGGAATGATCGATCCCCCGCGTGAAGAGGTCAAGTCGGCTGTCGCAACAGCGACGCGTGCCGGCATAAGAACGGTCATGATCACCGGTGACTACAAGGATACCGCTGTGGCGATAGCGACACAACTCGGAATTCTAAAAGAAGGAGACAGGTCGATTTCGGGTACCGAGCTGAATGCGTTGTCAGAGGATGACTTTTTAGACATTGTAAACGAGGTTTCTGTTTACGCAAGGGTTTCGCCCTCGCATAAGGTTAGGATTGTAAAAGCACTGAAGGCAAAAGGACAAATAGTCGCGATGACAGGGGACGGAGTAAACGATGCTCCGGCACTTAAAGGCGCAGATATTGGATGTGCGATGGGAATCACAGGGACGGACGTGTCGAAAGAAGCAAGCGATCTGATCCTTACAGATGACAACTTTACCACCATCGTCAGCGCCGTTAAAGAAGGCCGAACGATTTATGACAATATAAAAAAATCCGTCAACTTCTTATTGGCATCGAACATGGGTGAAATCTTCACGCTTCTGATCGCCATCTCCTTCGGGTTGCCGATGCCTCTTTTGGCCATACACATCTTGTGGATCAACCTGGTCACCGATTCCTTCCCCGCTCTTGCTTTAGGAGTCGAACACAGTGAACCCGATCTGATGACAAGAAAGCCTAGGAATCCCGATGTTTCAATACTTGGAGAGGGTCTGATTTTGGACATCCTGCTACAGGGAATCATGATTGGAAGCTTGAGCCTTTTGGCGTTCAAAATAGGCTTGAAGGATAGTGTGGAAGCCGCAAGAACGATGACTTTCTTAACCCTTAGCATGTCACAGCTCGTCCATAGCTTCAATGTCAGAAGCAGGTTCGGGTCGGTGCTCAAGCTTGGAATATTCAGCAATAAGCGATTGAATCAAGGTACGCTCTTGTCCTTTTTCGCCCTAATGGCTGTATACCTGATACCACAGGCAAGAAGTGTATTTAAGCTGACATGGCTTTCAAGTCTAGAGGTGATAGCGACAGTGTGTCTGGCCATAACGCCTCTGATTATCATGGAAACCTATAAATTTTTCAGAAGAAATTAG
- a CDS encoding ABC transporter permease: MKNSTLYIKLAGAKIASQMQYPLSFFMSAWGSFLASFIDVIGLYIIFERFSMIDGWKLPEICLLYGLLHMSFSVVEAVARGFDMFGNLIRTGQLDRFLVRPRSIILQVLGSEFKAANIGRFLQGAIPFAYAVTSLGIVKLGQWGLLSMGILNAMIVYFALLLVQATFSFWAVESLEVMNAFTYGGLQMGQFPLSIYEKWFATFFTYIVPIAMTVYFPVLLVLNKVGDSYFGVAKPLAMVSTPFCILFLIGSLLFFRFGLSQYKSTGS, translated from the coding sequence TTGAAAAATTCAACATTGTATATAAAACTCGCAGGTGCTAAAATCGCAAGTCAGATGCAGTATCCACTCAGCTTTTTCATGTCGGCCTGGGGCAGCTTTTTAGCGTCCTTTATCGATGTGATAGGGCTTTACATCATCTTTGAGCGGTTCAGCATGATCGACGGCTGGAAGCTCCCGGAAATCTGCCTGCTGTACGGACTTCTTCATATGAGCTTTTCTGTGGTGGAGGCGGTGGCAAGAGGGTTTGATATGTTCGGAAATCTCATAAGAACCGGCCAGCTTGACCGTTTTCTGGTAAGACCCAGATCCATCATCCTTCAAGTACTCGGATCAGAATTCAAAGCCGCGAATATCGGACGCTTCCTTCAAGGAGCGATTCCTTTTGCCTATGCTGTGACAAGCCTTGGGATTGTCAAGCTAGGCCAGTGGGGGCTGCTGAGTATGGGAATCCTCAATGCGATGATTGTCTACTTCGCGCTGCTTCTTGTGCAGGCGACCTTCTCCTTCTGGGCTGTCGAGAGCCTTGAGGTGATGAACGCCTTTACCTACGGCGGACTTCAAATGGGGCAGTTTCCCCTGAGTATCTATGAAAAATGGTTTGCGACCTTTTTCACTTATATCGTACCCATAGCCATGACTGTCTATTTTCCTGTCCTTCTTGTGCTAAACAAGGTGGGAGACAGTTATTTTGGAGTGGCAAAACCGCTTGCGATGGTAAGCACGCCATTTTGCATACTGTTTTTGATCGGCTCGCTGCTGTTTTTCAGATTCGGTTTGTCGCAGTATAAATCGACAGGTTCGTAA
- a CDS encoding DUF3899 domain-containing protein, with the protein MKTFRQSLMISAVMIGLSALLSILKADFIKETLNSMFIIAGICVVVSGFKFMHERGAFRFMSYSFYKSGRAVGLTGRSKRSEYVDRMEHEAGVEPHQLNSRRKEKELDDFILNEIPSWGFTNALFYSSLLVLFLSFLGSIAVS; encoded by the coding sequence ATGAAAACATTTAGACAATCACTTATGATAAGCGCAGTGATGATCGGCTTATCTGCGTTGCTTTCCATTTTAAAGGCAGACTTCATAAAAGAGACACTCAATTCCATGTTCATCATTGCAGGGATTTGCGTGGTGGTATCCGGTTTTAAATTCATGCACGAGCGCGGCGCCTTTAGGTTCATGTCGTATTCCTTTTACAAATCAGGAAGAGCTGTCGGTCTGACTGGCAGATCAAAACGATCAGAGTATGTCGACCGAATGGAGCACGAAGCTGGTGTCGAACCACATCAACTCAACAGCAGAAGAAAAGAGAAGGAACTTGATGATTTCATCTTGAACGAGATCCCCTCATGGGGATTCACCAATGCCTTGTTCTACAGTTCCCTGCTGGTCTTGTTTTTAAGTTTCTTAGGCAGTATCGCGGTATCATAA